In Nocardioides bizhenqiangii, the DNA window TTCGGCGATGACATCGAGCGGTCGCTCGCGCTCCGCGAGGCGTCCGGTGACCCCGCAGGTTTGGCTGGCGCGCTCTGGTTGGCCGGAGCCGCTGCGCACTATCAAGGCGACGGGTTGCTGGCCATGCAGCGACTGGAACGCAGCGTGGCTCTGAGTGCAGAAGTCGGCCTGTCGGTGATCCGGGCACGTGCCCTGCAGTTGCTTGGCGTCGTACGGCTCGACAATGACGACATCAGCGGCGCCAAGGTGGCGCTCGCGGAGGCCCTCCCGGAGGTCCTCGATCTAGGCGATCGCTTCGCCGTGCCGATCGGTCTGAGCGGGCTCGCCGGGCTCGCGGCTCGGCACGGGCGGCCTCGGTCGGCGCTTCGGCTGTCCGGTGCCGCCGCGGCCTACGAGCAGGTGAACCAGACCAACAGACCGCAGTTCATGCGATCCACGTTGGACCGCTGGCTCGCCCCCGTGGTCGCCCAGGTCGGCCCAGCGGCGGGGCGGCTGCAGGACGAGGGACGCGAGATGCCGCTCGACGAGGCCATCGCCGCCGGCCTCGATCCGCGGCCCGAGGACCCGTGGCATGTGGGCACGTCACCGGGGCTCACGGATCGGGAGCGCGAGATCGCCGTGCTGGTGGCCCGGGGCATGGCGAACCGCGAGATCGCCGAGCAGTTGGTCTTGTCGGTCCGCACCGTGGAAACACACGTAGGCCGGGTGCTCACCAAGCTCGGCCTCAGAACCAGGGGTCAGCTCACCGCCTGGGCCCACCAGGAGGGGCTGATGGCCGACGTACGTGGCGACGTTACGTAGTTCCACTGACTCCAGGGACGTCGCGCCAGCCGCACCCTAGGCACATGAGCACCCCAGACTGCGACGTACTCGTCGTCGGCGCCGGGCCGACCGGCCTGACCCTCGCCATCCAGCTCCTCTCACGCGGTGTGCGCACACGCCTCATCGATCAGGACCCCGGGCTGCCGAAGCTCAGCCGTGCGATCGGCATCCAGCCGCGCACCATGGAGACCTTCGACATGATGGGCTTGGCCGACCGACTGCTGGAGATCGGCCATCGGGGCCTGCGGACCAGCGTGTACGTGGGCGGCCGACGCCGGGCTGGCATCGACCTGACCTACGCCGACTCCGAGTACGCGTTCATCCTGCACCTCCCCCAGAACCGGACCGAGGAGGTGCTGCGGTCGCGGCTCGACGAGCTTGGTGGGAAGGTCGAGTCGGGGATCGAGCTCCTCGGCTTCATCCAGGACGCGGACGCGGTCACCGCAACGCTGAGTGATGCAGAGGGTCGCGAGGTGCAGGTCACCGCATCGTTCCTCGTCGGCTGCGACGGATCACACAGCAAGGTGCGCCGCGTGCTGGACGTGCCGTTCGAGGGACAGCCCTATCCCTTCGACTGGCTGCTCGCAGACACCGAGCTCGACGGCGTCGGGAGAAACGACGAAGTGCACGTCTACTGGGGTCCGGGCGGGCAGCCGCTCGGACTGATCCCGATCGACGGCCGCCTCTGGCGAGTGTCGGCCCCGATGCCGGCCGACCGCGGTGGTGCAGCGCCCACGCTGGAGGAGATCCAAGGACTCGTTGACGCGCGCGGGCCGGGCGGGATCGCCGTCCATGACCCCGAAACGCTCACCTGCTTCCGCTGCCAGATCCGGTCCACCGACACGTACCGACGCGACCGGGTCTTCCTGGCCGGAGACGCCGTCCACATCCACGCCCCCACTGGCGCGCAGGGCATGAACCTCGGGATCAACGACACCGCCAATTTGGGCTGGAAGCTGGCGTACGTGGTCGCAGGCCGGGCGCCGGACACGCTCCTCGACACCTACGCCGCCGAGCGCCGACCCGCGGCACAGCAGGTGATGGCCTTCACCGACACCATGGTGCGCTTCGTCCTCGAGACCTCTCCTCTCAAGCGGACCCTGAGGAGGGCGATGATGCCCTTGCTGCGGACGCCGCGAATGAAGCGGCGCCTCGCGAACCGCATGGCGCAGCTGGCGATCGCCTACCCGGACAGCCCGATCTCGCAGCCCGGGCGGGTGCGCGGCCTGCCGACGCCGGGCGCGAGGATGCCCAACATCCGCCTGCACGACGGCCGCACGATGAACGAGGCGCTCCGGGACGGCGAGCACGTGCTCGCTGGCCCGGAGGACGGCCTGCCAGGTCGGGTGGTGGTCCGACCTGACGGTTATGTCGCGGCCATCGGGCGCGACGGTCACCGCTCGGCGATCGACGATTACCTGCAGACTGCGCGGGCCCTCGCGCACAGCGGCAGATAGTGGCCACCCTTTCCACAGGAATCATTTCGGCTACCAGTGTCAGTGGTCCTCGCCCCAGTTGGCGATGACCACGGCGATCGGTGGGAGCACAGCAGCGACGACCGACATCACCACGGCTGCCGTCGTGGACCACAACCGGACCACGTTCCAGGCCAGCAGAATCAGCACCAGGCACACGCCCATCAGCGCGAAGTACCACCGCTGACGCCGGCGCAGCCGCTCGCTCTGCGGCCAGCGCACCCCGCTGGCTGTGACGCGATGGTGGCGTCGTCTCACTGCTCCACCATTCCACGTGGCTGCCGTGACCAGGGAGTCCGCGTGCGTACCCTTGCTGTTACGTAACACATAGGGTACATTCAGTGCCGATGGACACCGTGTTGCAAGCGCTGGCGGACCCGAGTCGACGGGCCCTGCTCGAGATCCTTCGCGACCATCCGGCCTCGGCCGGCGAGTTGGCGGAGGCGTTGCCGATCGCTCGTCCCGGGGTCTCCCGGCACCTACGGGTGATGCGCGACGCGGGTCTGGTCGAGGTGCGGCGGGACGCCCAGCGGCGGATCTACAGCTTGCGACCGGAGGGGTTCGTGGAGGTTGACGAGTGGCTCGCCTCCTACCGGGCGCTGTGGAGCAACCGGCTTGATGCCCTGCACACCGAGATCGCACGAGGAAAGAGGACCAAACGATGACGACGACCGAGACCATCGGCACGATGCGGGCACTAGACGCCGAGCGCGGTGCCATCCGGGTGGAAGAACTCTATGACACCGACATCGACGACCTCTGGGAGGCGTGCACGGATCCGGAACGGCTGGCCCGGTGGATCGCAGAGGTGTCTGGCGACCTCCGTGTCGGCGGTTTGATCCATGCCACCTTCACCAGCTCGTGGACGGGGCCCGCGCGCATCGAGGTGTGCGAGGCTCCGCGTCACCTGCTGCTCACCACGGAGCCCGGGACGCAGGACGAGGCGCAGATCGAGGCGTGGCTCAGCGACGCTGGCGCACGGACCCGCCTCGTGGTCGAGGAGCGCGGTCTGCCCCTGTACCACCTTCCCTTCCACGCAGCCGGCTGGCAGGCCCACCTGGAGGACCTGGCTCGATCGATCAAGGACGAGCCGTCGGCTTGGCGCGAACGCTGGACCGAGCTCACACCGGTCTACCAGGCTCAGCGGGTCGGCTGATGTCGGACGAGATCAGCCTCGCTGCGACTACTGTCAACGCCCCCGACGCTCTGGCGTTGGCGGGGTTCTACGCCGAGATCACCCGCGGAGTCGCGAAAGGCAGCGCTCACTGGGCGGTCGTCCACGGCCCGAACGGCTCATTGGGGTTTCAGCAGGTCGACGACTTCCGCCCCCCGGTGTGGCCCCAAGGCGACCCACCCATGCAGATGCACCTCGAGTTCTTCGTTGACGACCTCGACGCCACGCAGGCACGCGTCCTCGCGGCAGGCGCCAGGCCCTTCGACTTCCAGCCGAACTCCGATCACTGCCTCGTCTACGCCGACCCGGTCGGACACCCCTTCTGCCTATCCACCTGGAAAGCCCCGGTCCTCGCCGACGACATCTCCACGACGGACGGATGAGACAGCCACAGCCGACACGCGGAAGGACGCAGGGGGCGGACCGATCTCGCCCACCGCAACGCTCCGCTGACGCAGAGCCATATCAGTCGGACGTGCACCGGCCATTCGCGTGACCCTTGGCGCTCATGCGCCGGTCTCGTCGAATCCGCGCTTGATCACCTCGATCACTCGCGGCCTGAGCCGGGCAACCGAGATCACCTCGTCCACAGAGCCCACCCGCACCGCCCGGTGTATGTCGTGGATGCTGTCGAACTCGGCTGCTACCTCGCCGATCTTCTCCGGTCGCACCGCCGCCCTCAGGTCGGCGAGCTCGACGACCAAGCGGCTCCGGTCCGGTCCTGCGGCGTCGGTGATCCTGCCCTCGACCTCTCGGACGCGAGGGTCGGCCGACGTACGCTTCTCGACCTCGCCGGCGAACACGACTGCCGCCGCCGGGGCACCGCCGATGACCGAGGCGTACGACCCCTCGAGGGCGAGCACTGTCATGTTCGGGTTCAGGGCCTTGGAGAAGACCACGAACGCACCGCCGTGGTAGCGCGAGATGACGCAGAAGACGATCGGGCCCTCGAAGTTGACGATCGCACGGCCGATCTCCGCGCCGTACTCCAATTGGAGGTTGCGCATCGAGTCCGGCGACCCGTCGAAGCCCGACAAATTGGCCAGTACGACGAGAGGCCGGTTCCCGCTGGCGGCGTTGATCGCCCGAGCGGCCTTCTTCGACGAGCGCGGGAAGAGCGTGCCAGCGGTGTAGATGTCCGGTCCGTCGGTTGGCGGGAAACCTCGTCGGCGAACCGGTCGCGACTCGATCCCCAGCAGGCACACGGGATAGCCGCCCAGGTGAGCGTCCTGGACCACCGCCGTGTCCGCGTCGGCCATTCCGGCCCAGCGCTCCAGGATCTCGTGGTCCTGGTCGGCCAGAGCCCGCATCACGGTGCGGATGTCGAAGGCCTTCTTGCGGTCCGGGTTGCGGGTCGCGGAGAAGATCTCGCCGACCGTCGTGAAGTCGCTCTCGACGGACACGTGCGGGAACGACGAGATGTCGCGGTCTTCCGGGTCCATGGTGGCGGCCTTGCGCGGCCGCGACTCACCGGGCACCACGTAGGTGTGGTCGTAGTGGGCCATCAGTACGGCGAACGCGCCGGCCAGGTCGGGAGCCCAATACTGCGCCTGCCCGTTGGGGCCCATCACCCGGTCGTAGCCGCCGATGCCGAAGTTGTCCTCCGCGGACACGCCGCCGGAGAAGTCGAGCGACTGCTTACCGGTCAGGACCATCGCGCTGTCCGGGGTCATCACCAAGATGCCCTTGGTGTGCATGAGCATCGTCGCCTCGGCGTTCCAGTAGGGCTGCGCACCGACGTTGATGCCCGCGACGACCACGTTGATCTCGCCACCGGCCTGCGTGAACTCGATGATCCGCTTCAGCGCGGCGGCCACCCAGTCCATGTTCTCGGTGCCCGAGTCCATCGAGATCCGGGCGCCCGCGGACAGCGCGAACCACTCCACCGGCACCTGCATCCGCTCGGCAAGATCGATCGCGGCGATCACTCGTGAGCACTCCGGCTCCGAGACGGCACCGAGCGCTCTGGTCGGGTCGCCGCACAGAACGACGCGGGTGACACCTTCCGGGTGCAAGTCGGTCGGTGTGGTGACAACGGCGACGAGGATGCCAGCCTTGTTGAGGCCGGGCGGACGGCTGACGGGGGCGAGGGCACCTGAGTCGTCGAAGTCGTACTCAATGAAGCCCCCGCCGGGACCGGTGAGGACGCCCGCGAGCTCGTAGGGATAGACCAGGCCGCGACGGCGTGCCCGGGCGACGTTGCCGTGGTACTCGTCGAGCGGCTGGAGCGGCTCGGTCGGCGGCGCCTCGATAGAGGCAGTTACCCCGGCACCCGGTCGCGCATGGAACCTGATCGCGATGGGGACGGCCACACCGTCGGATCCGACCACCCGGCCCTGCGCGACGACCTCCGAGATCCCCGCACCGTCCGTCAGCGGGGTGATCTTGTCCTGCAACGCGGTCAGCTGGTCGGGGTCGGCCTCGACGTCCGGCCAGACCTGGACCCACACGTGGTTCGAGTCGAGCTTGCTCCCGGCTGCGCCCCGCGCCGTGCGCACCCGCCTGATCGCCTCGAGACAGTTCTCCACTGCGCGCTCGGCGTGGGGCACTGCGATGACCGTGCCCTCGTCGTCGCGTACGACGGCGAGCTGGCGCACCTGCGCGAGGGCGACGAGCCGGCGGTCCGCGGGGTTCTCCCTGGCGACGCACTCGAAGAGGAGCACGTCCTCGGGCGCTTCGACGCGGTTGACGTGGAACTCGCGCAGCCGCCACAGGTCGAGCCGGCGGCCGACCATCGGGTGCACTCCGCGAACCAGGTCGTCTTCCCTGACGCCACCGTCCACGACGGGCCGGTAGGTGAAGTAGTTGACCGGCTGGTCACCGCCGGGGCACACCGCGACTGCGACTCGGCGTACGTCGTGGGCGAAGGGCAGCGCTCCGACGATCCGGGCGAGCTCCTCGGTGGCGAGCTCCGGTGACTCAGGGGCGTCGGGCCAGTGGATGTAGAGGTCGACGACCGCGCCGTCACCGGGATTGCGCGCGGCGACCTCCTCACCCAAGGCAGCCGTCAGCTCGCTGGCGGGGTCGGACAGCTCGGCGATGGTGCCCTCGGTGGAGACCAGCCGGGTCGGACGCCCGTCGACGGTGTACTCGGCCACCGCGAAGGTCCGCCCCGTTCGCACCAGCGAGCGAAGGTCACGGAGGTCGTACTCGCGGTAGTGACGTCGCACCAGGACCTCGAGCATCGGCTCCTGCACAGGTACGCCGTTCTCGAGCCGCTCGGCGAGGAACCGCACGATCTGCTCGGGGATCGCCGCCAGCGCATCAATACGCTGGGCGCGGTCCGCTGCGTCGGGATCGGCGGCGAGGGCCTCGACCTCGTTGCGAACGCCGGCCAGGACGCTGGACCGCTCCGCATCGACCAGGGGCTGGTCGAACCAGCGGAAGCGAGTGCTCCGGGCCAGGTCGCCCACCACGGGGAAGCGCAGCTGGGTGGCCCTGACGAGACGCTCGAGGAGGTCACGCGCCGGACCGGCCAGCGCCTCGGTGGGAGGAGGCTCGGCGATCCAACGCTGGAGAAGCCCCGTGGCCAGTCGTACGTCGGGAGCGGAGCGCTGCTGAGCGAGGAAGATCCGGAACACCGCCTCCTCCAGCTGCGGAGTCCGATCCCAGTCAGTCACGCCGTAGTGGGCGAGCACCCGGGCCAGGCGGTCCCGGAACTGGTCGGGCAGCCCACCGCGCTCGGCGTCGAGGCTCTGCAGGAAGGCGTGGAAGTGCTCCCTCGAGCTGTGCACCCGGAGCTCGGTGTGGAGGTCCTCGCCGGCCGGCCGGTTTCGGCTCAGCTCGGCGAAGTCGGCGATCAGGTCGAGCAGGGCGATCTCGTCGGGCACGACCTCTTCCCCCGCCGCGATCAGCTCGTCGCGAACAGCGAGGTAGTCGGCGATGACGCCGCCCTCCTCGCGCGGGTCGGCGTCGTACCCCATCAGCAGCGCGGCGACGTCCGCCCGGCACCGAGCAGCGCGTCGCTGCGCGGTCGCACCGTTCGAGCCCGGCGGCAGGTCGAGGGCCGGACCCGTGGCCTCCGGCGCTGCCTGCTCGCCTGCGTCGTCCTCGACGGGCTCGAGACGGACCAGCGGAGCCCCGGTCTCGACCTGGCTCCCGGTCATCACCAGGAGCTCCCTGACCTTGGCTGCGAACGGCGATCGCAGCACGGTCTCCATCTTCATGCTTTCCAGAACCAGAACCGGGCCTCCGGCAGCCACCAGGTCACCGACTGCCACGGGGGACGCCACCACCAGGGCCGGCGCGGGCGAGCGAAGCACGCCGCCCTCGTCGCGCGTGACGCGGTGGGCCACGCCGTTGACTTCAATCATGTGGACCGGACCGTGGGTGGCGGTGACCAGGCGGTAGAGCCGATCGCCGACGGTCATCCGGGTGTGGAACTCGTCGAGACGTTCGACGTCGGCGACCACCACGTGCTCGACGCCCGCGGAGTCGAAGCCCACGCGGAACCGCTGCGGGCCGATCTGGATGACGGTGACCTTGTACGCCGTGCCCCGCAGCTTGAAGTCGACGGCGCGGCCGACGTTGTGCTGGACCTGCGGACGGCCGCCGTGGGCGCTCTCCAGGAGCCGGGTGATCTCGACCTGGGCCTCGTCCTCGTAGGCCTCGACGCCGGCCGCCACGACGGCGATGCCGGAATGCTCGTGGACGACGAGCCGGCCTTCCGCGCGGACCCGGTCGATCCAGCTGGTGTCTGCCCAGCCCGCCTTGCCGTCGATCACCTCGGACTGGTCGAGGAGATCGAGGATGAAGCTCTTGTTGGTGGCCCCACCCTCGATCACGACGGTGGTCTCCGCCATCGCCCGGCGCAGCCTGGCCAGCGCCTCGTCGCGGGTGCGGCCGTAGGCGATGATCTTGGCAATCATCGAGTCGAAGTCGGCGGGGATGGTGTCGCCCTCACCGACACCGGTGTCCACGCGGATCCCGGGACCCGACGGCAGGTCGAGCAGCGCGATCCGACCGGGCGCCGGGGCGAAGTCCCGGTCGGGATCCTCGGCGTTGAGCCGGGCCTCGACCGCGTGGCCCTTCTCGGGCGGCTTCGCCCCTTCGAGACGACCTCCGGCAGCGACGTGCAGCTGCGCCTTGACCAGGTCGACGTCCGTCGTCATCTCGGTGATCGGGTGCTCGACCTGGAGCCTGGTGTTGACCTCGAGGAACGCGAACGTCCGCTCCTCGGGGTGGTAGAGGAACTCGACCGTGCCGGCGCCGACGTACCCCACAGCGATCGCCAGCCGCTCGGCCGACGCCTTGACCTCATCGGTCTGGTCCTTGTCCAACAAGGGTGAGGCGGACTCCTCGATTACCTTCTGGTTGCGCCGTTGAATGGTGCAGTCGCGAACGCCGAGCGCCCAGGCAGTGCCGTGGCCGTCAGCGATGAGCTGGACCTCGACATGCCGTGCCCCGGTCACCAGACGCTCCAGGAAAACCACGCCGCTTCCGAACGCGCGCTCGGCCTCGTCGCGGGTGCGCTGGTAGGCGTCCTCGAGCTCTGCTGCCGTGTCGACCCTGCGAATACCGCGGCCGCCTCCGCCGGCGGTCGCCTTGAGCATCAACGGGTAGCCGATCTTTGCCGCCGCGGCGAGCGCTGCCTCGAGCGTGTCGACGCCGCCTCTGCTCCACGGCGCGACGGCGACGCCGACCTCCTCGGCGATCAGCTTGGACCCGATCTTGTCGCCGAGCTTGCGCATGGCGTCGGCGCTCGGGCCGATGAAGGTCACACCGAGGCGCTTGCACAGGTCCGCGAACGCGGGATCCTCCGCGACGAATCCCCACCCGACCCAGACCGCGTCTGCCGCGCACTCGACCAGCACCCGCTCGAGGACGGCCAGGTCGATGTAAGGGCGTGCCGAGGCGGCACCCAGCGAGTACGCCTCGTCGGCCTCCCGCGCGAACATCGCCGTACGTTCCTCGTCGGTGTAGAGCGCGATCGTGCGGATCGGCGCCCCACCACCCTGCGCATTCAGGTCGCGGACGGCGTGGACCAGTCGCATCGCAGCCTCGCCGCGGTTCACGATCGCTACTCGAGAGAACACCCGTGACCCTCCAGACCCGACGGCTCGCCCTCGGAACCGTCGTGGCGAGACTGTCACGTCGTTCAGGTTACGAGCGAGTCACATCAGCAGCGTCGCCGCGGAAGCGGTTGACGGTCCAGCGATGCGCTGACGCGGCGAAGTGACGCGTCTCCCTCGGAAGCGGCCCTGCAGAGGGGCGCCCTGCGGCGGGTGGTGATAGACCGGTGTCATGCGCCGTTTGCTGATCACGGAGAACATCACCGCCGACGGACGGATCGAGATGCTCGACGAGTGGTTCAACCCGGCTCCTGACGGCGGCATCCAGGACTGGCTGGAAGGGATGGAGTGCGCGGGCGCGTCCTCCAACGCGGTGGTGCTGGGTCGGCAGACCTTCGAGGACTTCCGGGGGTACTGGCCTCAGCACACCGACGAGCCGGCGGGTGCGTATCTCGAACAGGTGCAGAAGTACATCGTCTCCTCTTCGATGACCGATCCGGAGTGGCGCAACTCGGCGATCCTCTCCGGTGACCCGGTCGAAGAGGTGCGTCGGCTCAAGGACTCCGACGGCGGCGACCTGACGCTGTCCGGGAGTATCACCTTGGCGCACGCGGTGCTCGCGGCCGGGCTCGTCGACGAGATCCGTATGCTCATGTTCCCCGTCGTCCAAGGCCGTGGAAAGGGCCTGGCCGCCGAGGGCACCTCGATTCCCCATCTCGAGCTGATCGAGTCGCGTCCGTTGCGGTCCGGCGTGGTGCTGCTCCGATATGCCGTGACCAACGGCTGAGTTGCCCGAGGCGACACAGCGGTGCCGCATGGGGTGCGACGCCGATCAGCGACACGGACGGTAGGCGGCCGCCGGGCCGAGTTCTCGAGACGATCATCGGCGTCGCGACCACCGGGTGTCGCTCCCGGCCGTGGAAGGTGAACCAGGCTCACGCCACGGCCCAAGTCCGGGACGGGTCGCCGCTCGCCGACAGGCGGCGCTATGACGTAACCGGCGATCTCACTCCTGCGCACACCCGACGTGCGCCCGTGCTGCAGGCGCGGCCTGGTCGAGGAGGTGTGGCGGCACCTTTTGACTCCGGCTGCGAGGTGTGGTGACAACCGACACAACTCCCATGCGCGCAGGAGGACATGGACCGCGTCAGGGCCGTCGGAGACCGCATCAGCGAAGCCTTGCTAACCGTCAGCGTCCCCGACACAGTGGGCAGACCGACTCCGGAAGGTCACGGCTATGGGCAAATTGCTGGTTCACATCACGTCCGGCCCCGAGGCGCCAACCCGGGCCGCGCTTGGCCTGTTGGTGGCACGGACGGGTATCGACGAAGGCCATGACGTCACCGTCTTCCTTGCCGGTGACGCCGTGCAACTGATCCGCGATGCGGTCCTCGATTCGCTGACCGGGTTGGGGACGGGGGCCCTACGGGAGTCCTTTGATGCGATCGCCGGCGGTGGTGGGCGCTTCTACGTTTCTGGCCTGTCCAGCAAGGCGCGCGGGGTCACCGAGGACGACCTGAAGGGAAAGCCAGCCGAGCTCGCGATGCCCAACCGGTTGGTGCAGCTCGCGTTCGAGGCTGATCGGAACTTCACGTACTAACGGCGGCTCTCTCCACGGCCTCTAACCGACACGCGCTGACGTGCCGAACCCACCTCTGCCGTTGCAAGGAGGTCCGCTCGCGGCGTAAAGACGCGCGTCCTGATCGGTTGGCCGATACGCCGGACTCGTCTTTGATGCTCGCGAGACGGCACGAGGGGGCCAGCAGACATCTTGAGCCCCCTCGCGGGACGTACGCGCCAGCAGCGCGTGTGCGGTGGATCAGCTGATGGATCCCATGAACTCCAGTGCCTCGGTCGAGATGGCCGCCAGATCGCCGATTTCGATGACCGGAGTGACCTCCATGTCGAACCAGGTCCCGAAGATGGCCATGTCATGAACGATGGTGTTGATGTCGTCCGTCGTGACGACCGCAAATCCGCCCTTGGCGTCGGCACGGCCAAGGAACTGCTCGAAGGTGGCCTTCTCCGATGGCGACCACTTGCTGAAAACCTGAAGGGAACGGGCCGCCTCGGCCTCCCCCACGGTGGGCTTCGCTACCCAAGAGATGACGTACTTCATGCTGACCTCCCTGAAGAAATGAACCGTCGAGTGAAGGCGAGCGTCGGGCCTCCGGCCCGAGGCGGATGACGACGAACCCGCTCACACGGACCCTACGCCGGTCCCGCGCGCCGGGCGACCGGGCCAAACGGCCTCTGTTCTATCGGAACGCCCGGATCTGATACCCAAAAACCCACCGGTGCACGAGGCCGGCCAGTTCGCGGGGGCGATGGGCCTTGCGGCCTGGCAATTCACATTCGCCGTCTGCGGGGCGCCGCTGCTCGGCCGGCGGTGTGACGTGGCCACTTCGCGGCGAAGTGACGCAGTCCTCAGGAGCGGCCGCATCACGGCATCGGCGGGGTCGGGTGAGTGAATCGCGGGTGCCCAAGCCTCTCCGCAACTATTGGCTGACGAACAGCAAGTCGCGGGAGACAAGTGCTTGGTAGGCAAAGTGGATGGCGGCACCCTCGGCCGGCCGCGAGGTCACCACGACCACGGAGCCCTCGGTCTCGACGCCCTCAACCTCGAGGTAGTCGCTGAACGGTCGCTGGGACTGCGCGCTGGTGCTCGACTCGTAGAGCTCGCGCAACGCGTCGACGCTGTCCTTGGCGGCATCTTCGGAGTCGAAGTGGTACGCCGTCGCTACCAGGGGGGCGTCGTCGTCCGTCGTCCACCCGATGCCGACGGTGTCGTACGACGCCTCCGGGAGCTGGTCCTCGAGCTGCTCGATGAGCGCTTCGAGCTCCTCTGCCGAAACCTGGCCGCCCAGGATCAATGCCGCCGCGTCGATGCCGAGTTGCACGGCAGAGAGTACGGCGGCGTACACATCGTGCTCGTCGAGCGCCCGTGCGACGTCGCCGTAACCGGCATCGTCGGCCAGCGATTCATCGCCGTTCAACCAGTCGCGGACGGCGCCGGTGGTCGACGACGCCGCGATCCGACCGTCGTCCTCGGCGAGCCGGGTCGGGGCCCCGATCCGGCTGAACGCGGTCGGTTCTTCGACGTTCAGTTCGTGGTCCTCGCCGACGACGTCCGTGACGATGTCGTCGTCGACCTCGGAGAGGTCCTCGTCCAGTGTGTCCTCGTCGAAGGCACCGGACACGACCAGGAAGTCCTCGGGTGGCTGAGTGAGGGCCGCGAACGAATCGACGTCGACAACTGACCAGCCAACCTGGGCGTCCATTTCTGATGGCGAAGCATCGAACGGGACAAGAGCGTCGGGAAGCGGCACGAATGCCCTGGCCGTGTCGTCGTCTGGCGCGGCCGCGCCGGACAGGTCACCCACCCACTCGTTGACCTCGTCGCTGTCGGCATCGGACGGACGGTCCAA includes these proteins:
- a CDS encoding dihydrofolate reductase family protein, whose amino-acid sequence is MRRLLITENITADGRIEMLDEWFNPAPDGGIQDWLEGMECAGASSNAVVLGRQTFEDFRGYWPQHTDEPAGAYLEQVQKYIVSSSMTDPEWRNSAILSGDPVEEVRRLKDSDGGDLTLSGSITLAHAVLAAGLVDEIRMLMFPVVQGRGKGLAAEGTSIPHLELIESRPLRSGVVLLRYAVTNG
- a CDS encoding DsrE family protein — protein: MGKLLVHITSGPEAPTRAALGLLVARTGIDEGHDVTVFLAGDAVQLIRDAVLDSLTGLGTGALRESFDAIAGGGGRFYVSGLSSKARGVTEDDLKGKPAELAMPNRLVQLAFEADRNFTY
- a CDS encoding DUF3303 domain-containing protein, which gives rise to MKYVISWVAKPTVGEAEAARSLQVFSKWSPSEKATFEQFLGRADAKGGFAVVTTDDINTIVHDMAIFGTWFDMEVTPVIEIGDLAAISTEALEFMGSIS